The following coding sequences are from one Microbacterium sp. SSM24 window:
- the map gene encoding type I methionyl aminopeptidase has protein sequence MIELRTPAEIEAMKPAGRFVAETLATLRDETKVGTNLLAIDRRAHDLIRRAGAESCYIDYHPSFGASPFGKVICTSVNDAVLHGLPFDYTLRDGDLVSLDFAVAVDGWVADSAVSFVVGTARDEDLALIDTTERALDAAIAAATVGNRIGDISAAIAAIAHADGYSINTDFGGHGVGREMHGDPHVANDGKAGRGYPLRDGLVLALEPWFLQTTDGLVTDPDGWTLRSVDGSRGAHSEHTVAITASGPIVLTDRSWLGVD, from the coding sequence ATGATCGAGCTGCGCACCCCCGCCGAGATCGAGGCGATGAAGCCCGCGGGCAGATTCGTCGCCGAAACCCTGGCGACCCTGCGCGACGAGACGAAGGTGGGCACGAACCTCCTCGCGATCGACCGGCGGGCGCACGACCTGATCCGTCGCGCCGGGGCGGAGTCCTGCTACATCGACTACCACCCGTCCTTCGGGGCGAGTCCGTTCGGCAAGGTCATCTGCACGTCGGTCAACGATGCGGTGCTGCATGGGCTGCCCTTCGACTACACGCTGCGCGACGGCGACCTCGTGTCGCTCGACTTCGCCGTCGCGGTGGACGGCTGGGTCGCCGACTCCGCCGTCTCGTTCGTCGTCGGCACCGCGCGCGACGAGGACCTCGCCCTGATCGACACGACCGAGCGCGCTCTGGATGCCGCGATCGCGGCCGCGACGGTCGGCAACCGCATCGGCGACATCTCGGCGGCGATCGCGGCGATCGCGCACGCCGACGGCTACTCCATCAACACCGACTTCGGCGGCCACGGCGTGGGTCGCGAGATGCACGGCGATCCCCATGTCGCCAACGACGGCAAGGCCGGCCGGGGCTATCCGCTGCGCGACGGCCTCGTGCTCGCGCTGGAGCCGTGGTTCCTGCAGACGACCGACGGGCTCGTCACCGACCCCGACGGCTGGACGCTCCGATCGGTCGACGGCTCCCGTGGCGCCCACTCGGAGCACACCGTCGCGATCACCGCGAGCGGCCCGATCGTGCTGACCGATCGCTCCTGGCTCGGCGTCGACTGA
- a CDS encoding ribonuclease HII: protein MTVAEPRLTLERRLLKEHAIVIACDEVGRGALAGPVAVGAAVIDAPRSRKRIPQGLRDSKLVPEPKRADVASRAASWVSASAVGWASSAEIDEIGIMRALGLASIRAIADLRAFGVVPEEAVVILDGNYDYITAAGARGLRVRPVIKADRDCASAAAASVIAKVARDALMTELHEELPAYNWARNKGYASPDHRDAIREYGISAHHRASWSIADAPTLF, encoded by the coding sequence ATGACCGTCGCGGAGCCGCGACTGACGCTCGAGCGCAGGCTCTTGAAGGAGCACGCGATCGTCATCGCGTGCGACGAAGTGGGGCGAGGTGCACTGGCCGGCCCCGTCGCGGTCGGCGCGGCGGTGATCGACGCTCCGCGATCCCGCAAGCGCATCCCGCAGGGCCTGCGCGACTCGAAGCTCGTGCCCGAGCCCAAGCGAGCGGATGTCGCCTCCCGCGCCGCATCCTGGGTGTCGGCCAGCGCGGTCGGGTGGGCGAGCTCTGCCGAGATCGACGAGATCGGCATCATGCGCGCACTCGGCCTCGCGTCGATCAGGGCTATCGCCGACCTGCGCGCCTTCGGCGTCGTGCCCGAGGAGGCCGTTGTGATCCTCGACGGCAACTACGACTACATCACCGCCGCCGGCGCGCGCGGACTTCGTGTGCGTCCCGTGATCAAGGCCGACCGTGACTGCGCGTCGGCGGCCGCGGCATCCGTCATCGCGAAGGTGGCGCGCGATGCGCTGATGACCGAGCTCCACGAGGAGCTGCCGGCTTACAACTGGGCGCGCAACAAGGGGTACGCGAGCCCCGACCATCGCGATGCGATCCGCGAATACGGCATCAGCGCGCACCATCGGGCGTCGTGGTCGATCGCCGACGCCCCCACCTTGTTCTGA
- the lepB gene encoding signal peptidase I codes for MTTEKTASAEPAPSGGSGGGATVHRRRRGWVVFLRDVIVIILIAVLVSFLVKTFLVRSFYIPSGSMEDTLHIDDRILVDEITPRFGGYDRGDIVVFRDPGGWLPPSTDPARPPVVEAVEWVLALVGLSAPDSDDHLVKRIIGLPGDHVVCCNTLGQITINGVAVDETDYIKVPSGESAASGPTFDVTVPEESLWVLGDNRYSSRDSRYNQDQPGEGFVPIENVVGRAFLLTWPLDRFGMLDFHHDDFAGVPQPSEEEPAP; via the coding sequence ATGACCACCGAGAAGACGGCTTCTGCCGAGCCGGCACCGTCGGGCGGCTCAGGGGGCGGAGCGACCGTTCACCGTCGTCGTCGCGGCTGGGTCGTCTTCCTCCGCGACGTGATCGTCATCATCCTGATCGCGGTTCTGGTGTCGTTCCTCGTCAAGACGTTCCTGGTCCGGTCCTTCTACATCCCGTCGGGCTCGATGGAGGACACCCTCCACATCGATGACCGGATTCTCGTCGACGAGATCACGCCGCGATTCGGCGGCTACGACCGGGGCGACATCGTCGTCTTCCGTGACCCGGGCGGATGGCTGCCGCCGTCGACCGACCCGGCGCGACCGCCCGTCGTCGAGGCCGTGGAGTGGGTGCTCGCCCTCGTGGGGCTCTCCGCCCCCGACAGCGACGATCACCTCGTGAAGCGCATCATCGGTCTCCCCGGCGATCACGTCGTGTGCTGCAACACGCTCGGACAGATCACGATCAACGGCGTCGCGGTGGACGAGACCGACTACATCAAGGTTCCGTCCGGGGAGTCCGCCGCTTCAGGGCCGACCTTCGACGTCACGGTTCCCGAGGAGAGCCTGTGGGTGCTCGGCGACAATCGCTACTCGTCGCGGGACTCCAGGTACAACCAGGATCAGCCCGGCGAGGGTTTCGTGCCGATCGAGAACGTCGTCGGCCGGGCGTTCCTCCTGACCTGGCCGCTGGACCGGTTCGGGATGCTCGACTTCCACCACGACGACTTCGCCGGTGTGCCGCAGCCTTCCGAGGAGGAGCCGGCGCCATGA
- a CDS encoding YifB family Mg chelatase-like AAA ATPase has protein sequence MSIARTWSVALVGVEGELVEVEADLSNQTPEFKIIGLPDKSLGEAVQRVHNACANSGAPLPRRRLTVNLSPASLPKQGSGFDVAIALVCLATETTMDNTSLASTVHLGELGLDGRLRPIPGVLPAVLAAARAGRRRAVVPWANRAEAGLVDGIEVVGAVNLAQVLALHGADVEVPDDEPVDLPDDAVPAEPTLDLAEVIGQREAVEALVVAAAGGHHLMMCGPPGAGKTMLARRLTGILPALDDRAALASAAVRSLSGVRVVELTRTPPFEAPHHSASVAALVGGGSRTVRPGAIARATEGVLFLDEAGEFTAGALDSLRQPLETGTITIHRSGASAAFPARFQLILATNPCPCGDYGIRGGTCTCPPSAIRRYLGRLSGPLLDRIDIELALTRVSVAQHGHAGATITTADARSQVAEARARTAHRLADTPWRLNAHVPGTWLREGPASPEAKVLRPLDAALHRGAITLRGYDRVLRVAWSLADLSGLPRLTAEHLGRALYLKKGLAA, from the coding sequence ATGAGCATCGCCCGCACCTGGTCAGTCGCTCTCGTCGGGGTCGAGGGCGAGCTCGTCGAGGTCGAGGCCGACCTCTCGAACCAGACACCGGAGTTCAAGATCATCGGCCTGCCCGACAAATCGCTCGGCGAGGCCGTACAGCGGGTGCACAACGCCTGTGCGAACAGCGGCGCGCCACTCCCGCGCCGACGGCTGACCGTCAACCTCTCCCCCGCGAGCCTCCCGAAACAGGGCTCGGGCTTCGACGTCGCGATCGCCCTCGTCTGCCTCGCCACCGAGACGACGATGGACAACACGTCCCTCGCGTCCACGGTGCACCTCGGCGAACTCGGCCTCGACGGCCGGCTCCGACCGATCCCGGGGGTCCTCCCCGCCGTGCTCGCGGCCGCGAGGGCCGGGCGACGGCGCGCCGTCGTGCCCTGGGCGAACCGCGCGGAGGCGGGGCTCGTCGACGGCATCGAGGTCGTGGGCGCCGTGAACCTCGCGCAGGTCCTCGCACTTCATGGCGCGGATGTGGAGGTTCCCGACGACGAACCCGTCGATCTGCCCGACGACGCCGTCCCGGCCGAGCCCACCCTCGATCTCGCCGAGGTGATCGGACAGCGAGAAGCCGTCGAGGCGCTGGTGGTCGCCGCAGCGGGCGGACATCACCTCATGATGTGCGGTCCGCCCGGTGCGGGGAAGACGATGCTCGCGCGCCGCCTCACCGGCATCCTTCCCGCGCTCGATGATCGTGCGGCACTCGCGAGCGCCGCCGTCCGCAGTCTTTCGGGCGTGCGGGTCGTCGAATTGACCCGTACGCCGCCGTTCGAGGCCCCGCACCACAGCGCCAGCGTGGCGGCACTCGTCGGCGGCGGATCACGCACCGTTCGTCCCGGCGCGATCGCCCGCGCCACCGAGGGCGTGCTGTTCCTCGACGAGGCGGGCGAGTTCACCGCCGGCGCACTCGACTCCCTCCGCCAGCCGCTCGAGACCGGCACGATCACCATCCACCGATCCGGCGCGAGCGCCGCGTTCCCGGCGCGGTTCCAGTTGATACTCGCGACGAATCCCTGCCCGTGCGGCGACTACGGCATCCGCGGCGGCACCTGCACCTGTCCGCCGTCGGCGATACGCCGGTATCTCGGCCGGCTGTCCGGACCCTTGCTGGATCGTATCGACATCGAACTGGCGCTCACCCGTGTCTCGGTCGCTCAGCACGGTCACGCGGGCGCGACGATCACGACGGCCGACGCGCGCAGTCAGGTGGCCGAGGCGCGGGCGCGCACGGCTCACCGGCTGGCCGACACGCCGTGGCGACTCAACGCGCACGTGCCCGGCACCTGGTTGCGCGAGGGCCCTGCCTCACCCGAAGCGAAGGTGCTCCGCCCGCTCGACGCCGCGCTTCACCGCGGTGCCATCACGCTGCGCGGCTATGACCGCGTGCTGCGGGTGGCGTGGTCCCTCGCCGATCTCTCGGGCCTTCCACGACTCACGGCTGAGCATCTCGGCCGGGCTCTGTATCTCAAGAAGGGACTCGCCGCATGA
- a CDS encoding DUF2469 family protein, with translation MDDEVFEDYDRELELALYREYRDVVSQFQYVIETERRFYLANEVNVVRRDTEHDFYFEISMSDVWVWDIYRADRFVKAVRVLTFKDVNVEELQRRDFHLPEELSLDT, from the coding sequence ATGGATGACGAAGTCTTCGAGGACTACGACCGTGAGCTGGAGCTCGCCCTCTACCGCGAGTACCGCGACGTCGTTTCGCAGTTCCAGTACGTGATCGAGACCGAGCGGCGGTTCTACCTCGCGAACGAGGTCAATGTCGTGCGCCGCGACACCGAGCACGACTTCTACTTCGAGATCTCGATGTCGGACGTGTGGGTGTGGGACATCTACCGGGCCGACCGCTTCGTGAAGGCTGTGCGCGTGCTGACGTTCAAGGACGTCAACGTCGAGGAGCTTCAGCGCCGCGACTTCCATCTGCCCGAGGAGCTGTCGCTCGATACCTGA
- a CDS encoding MFS transporter permease, which translates to MWLRRGFFGWMIPAAFVLPLWLFVGWIIAGANGWAFLWMLFAVPGVFLWQLLLTLLVRARGTVRAHRAVSWWDVLGFAVWHVLIISLGLFNQSWWVPAMVAAVLVGIGLFWLELWQLWSEAKPSRLVMHTVDGVAYIPAAQDGPSASESASTPEVIVVSEKQGPQSR; encoded by the coding sequence ATGTGGCTTAGGCGTGGCTTCTTCGGCTGGATGATTCCTGCCGCATTCGTCCTTCCGCTGTGGCTGTTCGTCGGCTGGATCATCGCGGGCGCGAACGGCTGGGCGTTCCTCTGGATGCTCTTCGCCGTGCCGGGTGTGTTCCTCTGGCAGCTCCTGCTGACGCTGCTGGTCCGCGCGCGAGGGACCGTCCGCGCGCACCGCGCCGTGTCGTGGTGGGATGTGCTCGGTTTCGCCGTCTGGCACGTTCTCATCATCTCGCTCGGACTCTTCAACCAGTCCTGGTGGGTGCCGGCGATGGTGGCCGCGGTGCTCGTCGGCATCGGGCTGTTCTGGCTCGAGCTCTGGCAGCTGTGGAGCGAGGCGAAGCCGTCGCGCCTGGTGATGCACACCGTCGACGGCGTGGCCTATATCCCGGCGGCACAGGACGGGCCGTCAGCGTCGGAATCGGCATCGACGCCGGAGGTCATCGTCGTAAGCGAGAAGCAGGGTCCGCAGTCGCGCTGA
- the dprA gene encoding DNA-processing protein DprA gives MNGFRLDPATARSALGGHADTSAADSAVVDRYATVVWSHLVEPGDSVAGRIVASHGPLRGLEIVLAADSTASVTARELDEGRKRWMPRLDPLQIARSLASAARASVAIITRADSDWPGQLDDLGMHAPHCLWVRGDRGLLAQLRPSVAIVGARAATSYGDHVALELSADLAGGGIPVISGGAYGIDGAAHRAALGVGGRTVALLAGGVDRSYPAGHSGLIEGIAATGAVVSEVPCGAAPTKWRFLQRNRLIAALSDATIVVEAGWRSGSLNTAGHAASLSRRLGAVPGPVTSAASAGTHRLLREFDAACITSAADVRELLGLDTIAATSTGDRAAHTDDTTRVRDALSTRAPREATDLARRTGMSVDHVEAVLGLLQLEGAAVRDTTGWRSPTSRR, from the coding sequence ATGAACGGCTTTCGACTGGACCCCGCGACGGCACGCAGCGCGCTGGGCGGCCATGCCGACACGTCGGCAGCGGACTCTGCGGTCGTCGACCGCTATGCGACCGTCGTGTGGTCGCACCTCGTCGAACCGGGCGATTCGGTGGCCGGACGCATCGTGGCCTCCCATGGGCCACTCCGCGGCTTGGAGATCGTGCTCGCCGCCGACAGCACGGCATCGGTCACCGCCCGAGAACTCGACGAAGGCCGAAAGCGGTGGATGCCGCGTCTCGACCCGCTCCAGATCGCGCGGAGTCTCGCCTCGGCCGCGCGAGCATCGGTCGCGATCATCACCCGCGCCGACTCGGACTGGCCCGGCCAGCTCGACGACCTCGGGATGCATGCGCCGCACTGCCTCTGGGTGCGCGGGGACCGCGGCCTGCTCGCGCAGCTGCGCCCGTCCGTGGCGATCGTCGGCGCACGAGCGGCGACCTCATACGGCGACCACGTCGCACTGGAGCTCTCCGCGGATCTCGCAGGGGGCGGGATCCCCGTGATCTCCGGTGGCGCGTACGGGATCGATGGTGCCGCCCATCGCGCCGCGCTCGGCGTCGGCGGGCGCACCGTCGCGCTGCTCGCGGGAGGCGTGGACCGCAGCTACCCCGCGGGCCACTCCGGACTCATCGAGGGCATCGCCGCGACGGGAGCGGTCGTGAGCGAGGTCCCCTGCGGCGCCGCCCCCACCAAGTGGCGATTCCTGCAGCGCAACAGGCTCATCGCAGCGCTGAGCGATGCCACGATCGTGGTCGAGGCAGGATGGCGCAGCGGATCGCTCAACACGGCCGGCCACGCGGCCTCGCTCTCCCGGCGGCTCGGAGCCGTGCCAGGCCCGGTGACCTCCGCTGCGTCCGCGGGGACGCACCGCCTGCTGCGCGAGTTCGACGCGGCGTGCATCACGAGCGCAGCCGATGTGCGTGAGCTCCTCGGGCTCGACACGATCGCCGCCACAAGCACCGGCGACCGAGCGGCGCACACCGACGACACGACGCGGGTCCGCGATGCGCTCAGCACGCGAGCGCCGCGCGAGGCGACCGATCTCGCCCGGCGGACGGGGATGTCCGTCGACCACGTCGAAGCCGTGCTCGGACTCCTGCAGCTCGAAGGCGCAGCCGTACGCGACACCACGGGCTGGCGATCGCCGACCTCCCGGAGGTGA
- the treY gene encoding malto-oligosyltrehalose synthase: MPALRPASTYRLQIRPAFTLDDAAALADYLAALGVDWVYLSPVLTASEGSDHGYDVVDPTAVDPARGGREGFERAVRACRAAGLGVMVDIVPNHLGVARPHENPWWWDVLRHGRASEHAAAFDIDWEFGGGKVRIPVLGEELADAAADGSLRVEGDELRYHEHRFPLAPGSAGDGAGALTVHDRQHYELMLWRRETTDLNYRRFFGVSSLAAVRVEDPDVFSRTHAEIGRWFAEGLVDGLRVDHPDGLRAPVDYLAQLDELTGGAYVLVEKILEHGERLPQFFAADGTTGYDALAEIDRVLIDPAGEEELDRLDARLRRETGRADSAPWVDVIAGTKRAVADGILRSEVRRLARDLGAADDDRVEDAIAELLARFPVYRSYLPAGREHLDVAADSARRRRPELAETIDRVLPALGDPQHPAARRFQQTSGMVMAKGVEDTAFYRSTRLGTLTEVGADPSQFALTVDEFHTAQALRLAMWPHSMTTLSTHDTKRGEDVRARLSVLAEIPERWEHVLGELRDAATSGDGPFDALLWQAVIGTWPVSRERLHGYAEKAAREAGESTSWLAPDDAFEARVHALVDAVFDEPDLTARVDAFVSEIVGAGWSNALSARLLQLTGPGVPDVYQGSELWEQSLVDPDNRRVVDFGKRRRLLEALESDARPVIDASGAAKLLVTSRALRLRRDRPDLFTRYTPATVVGPASAHVIAVDRGGAIAIATRLPVALARRGAASGSSWDDTVLLRHAGPTIDVITGRRFSGGAIPLQELLDLYPVALLVAEEE, encoded by the coding sequence GTGCCCGCTCTGCGTCCGGCGTCGACCTACCGCTTGCAGATCCGCCCTGCCTTCACGCTCGACGATGCCGCCGCGCTGGCCGACTACCTCGCCGCGCTCGGCGTGGACTGGGTCTATCTGTCCCCGGTCCTCACGGCGTCGGAGGGCTCGGACCACGGCTACGACGTCGTCGATCCCACCGCGGTCGATCCCGCCAGGGGCGGGCGCGAGGGGTTCGAACGCGCGGTGCGCGCGTGCCGCGCAGCCGGGCTGGGCGTGATGGTCGACATCGTCCCGAACCATCTCGGCGTAGCCCGGCCGCACGAGAATCCGTGGTGGTGGGACGTGCTGCGCCACGGCCGCGCGTCCGAGCACGCGGCCGCCTTCGACATCGACTGGGAATTCGGCGGCGGCAAGGTACGCATCCCGGTCTTGGGCGAGGAGCTCGCGGATGCTGCGGCCGACGGGTCTCTCCGGGTGGAAGGAGACGAGCTGCGCTACCACGAGCACCGCTTCCCGCTCGCACCCGGGTCGGCCGGCGACGGCGCGGGCGCGCTCACCGTGCACGACCGTCAGCACTACGAGCTGATGCTCTGGCGCCGCGAGACGACCGACCTGAACTACCGTCGCTTCTTCGGCGTGTCGAGCCTCGCGGCCGTGCGGGTCGAGGATCCGGACGTGTTCTCGCGCACCCACGCCGAGATCGGCCGGTGGTTCGCCGAAGGGCTCGTCGACGGGCTGCGGGTCGATCACCCCGACGGGCTGCGCGCGCCCGTCGACTACCTCGCTCAGCTCGACGAGCTCACCGGCGGTGCGTACGTCCTCGTCGAGAAGATCCTCGAGCACGGGGAGCGACTGCCGCAGTTCTTCGCCGCCGACGGGACGACCGGCTACGACGCGCTCGCCGAGATCGATCGCGTCCTCATCGATCCCGCGGGTGAGGAGGAGCTCGACCGACTCGACGCTCGACTGCGCCGCGAGACCGGACGCGCCGATTCCGCGCCGTGGGTCGACGTGATCGCCGGCACCAAACGGGCTGTCGCCGACGGCATCCTGCGCTCGGAGGTCCGTCGTCTCGCACGCGATCTCGGAGCGGCCGACGACGACCGCGTGGAGGACGCGATCGCTGAGCTTCTCGCGCGGTTCCCGGTGTACCGGTCGTACCTGCCGGCGGGGCGCGAGCACCTCGACGTCGCCGCCGATTCCGCGCGCCGCCGTCGACCCGAGCTCGCCGAGACGATCGACCGCGTGCTCCCGGCTCTGGGCGATCCGCAGCATCCGGCCGCACGGCGGTTCCAGCAGACGAGCGGGATGGTGATGGCCAAGGGTGTCGAGGACACCGCGTTCTACCGGTCGACCCGGCTCGGCACCCTGACCGAGGTCGGCGCGGATCCGTCGCAGTTCGCCCTCACCGTCGACGAGTTCCACACCGCCCAGGCGCTGCGACTCGCGATGTGGCCGCATAGCATGACGACGCTGTCGACCCACGACACGAAGCGCGGCGAGGACGTGCGAGCGCGCCTGTCCGTGCTGGCGGAGATCCCCGAGCGCTGGGAGCACGTGCTGGGCGAACTGCGGGATGCCGCGACCTCCGGCGACGGCCCGTTCGACGCGCTGCTGTGGCAGGCGGTGATCGGTACGTGGCCGGTCTCTCGCGAACGCCTTCACGGGTATGCCGAGAAGGCCGCACGCGAGGCGGGCGAGTCGACCTCCTGGCTCGCGCCCGACGATGCGTTCGAGGCGCGCGTGCACGCCCTCGTCGACGCCGTGTTCGACGAGCCCGATCTCACCGCCCGCGTGGACGCGTTCGTCTCGGAGATCGTGGGTGCCGGATGGTCCAACGCGCTGTCCGCCAGGCTGCTGCAGCTCACCGGGCCGGGGGTGCCCGACGTCTACCAGGGAAGCGAGCTGTGGGAGCAGAGCCTCGTCGATCCCGACAACCGCCGCGTCGTGGACTTCGGGAAGCGCCGGCGACTTCTGGAGGCCCTGGAGAGCGACGCGCGTCCCGTCATCGACGCCTCCGGCGCGGCCAAGCTGCTCGTGACGTCGCGCGCGCTGCGCCTGCGGCGTGACCGCCCCGACCTGTTCACCCGCTATACGCCGGCGACGGTCGTCGGTCCGGCCTCTGCGCACGTGATCGCCGTGGATCGCGGCGGTGCGATCGCGATCGCGACGCGGCTGCCCGTGGCGCTCGCCCGCCGGGGCGCGGCATCCGGTTCGTCCTGGGACGACACCGTGCTCCTGAGGCATGCCGGCCCGACCATCGACGTGATCACCGGCCGGCGCTTCTCCGGGGGTGCGATCCCGCTGCAGGAGCTGCTCGACCTCTATCCCGTCGCACTGCTCGTCGCGGAGGAGGAGTGA
- a CDS encoding YraN family protein, producing MADKDELGRAGEERAARYFTDAGYEVVARNWRCPGGEIDLVAVDAEHVVVVEVKTRRGEGFGHPFEAIDARKRARLWRLACAWVAANRDVVQRRRMRIDAVAVTGADPRTAHLEHIRDVEVP from the coding sequence ATGGCAGACAAAGATGAACTCGGACGCGCGGGAGAAGAGCGTGCGGCGCGCTACTTCACGGACGCCGGTTACGAGGTGGTCGCCCGCAACTGGCGCTGCCCCGGCGGCGAGATCGACCTGGTCGCGGTCGACGCCGAGCACGTCGTCGTCGTGGAGGTCAAGACGAGGCGGGGAGAGGGTTTCGGGCATCCGTTCGAGGCGATCGACGCGCGCAAGCGCGCGCGTCTGTGGCGTCTCGCGTGCGCCTGGGTCGCCGCGAATCGCGACGTCGTTCAGCGGCGCCGCATGCGGATCGACGCCGTGGCGGTCACCGGTGCGGACCCCCGCACCGCACACCTCGAACACATCCGCGACGTGGAGGTGCCATGA
- the rplS gene encoding 50S ribosomal protein L19: MQILDSVDAASLRSDIPAFAPGDTVKVGVNITEGNRSRIQVFQGVVIGRSGDGVRETFTVRKISFQVGVERTFPVHSPVIDHIEVVTRGDVRRAKLYYLRNLRGKKAKIKEKRDR; encoded by the coding sequence ATGCAGATCCTCGACTCCGTCGACGCAGCATCGCTGCGCTCCGACATCCCCGCCTTCGCTCCCGGTGACACCGTCAAGGTGGGCGTGAACATCACCGAAGGAAACCGCTCGCGTATCCAGGTCTTCCAGGGTGTCGTCATCGGCCGCTCGGGCGACGGCGTGCGCGAGACCTTCACGGTCCGCAAGATCAGCTTCCAGGTCGGCGTCGAGCGCACCTTCCCGGTTCACTCCCCGGTGATCGACCACATCGAGGTCGTCACCCGCGGTGACGTGCGTCGCGCGAAGCTCTACTACCTCCGCAACCTCCGTGGCAAGAAGGCCAAGATCAAGGAGAAGCGCGACCGCTGA
- the treZ gene encoding malto-oligosyltrehalose trehalohydrolase yields the protein MNPAVWAPRAERVALRAPRHGEDLPMTPIGDGWWRAAVALSEGDEYGFVLDGGGARPDPRSRRQPHGVHELSAVFDAEAYEWRDGAWNGRQLAGGVVYELHIGTFTPEGTLDAASRRLDHLVELGVDFVELLPVNAFNGTHNWGYDGVLWFAVHEAYGGPSAYQRFVDACHAAGLGVIQDVVYNHLGPSGNYLPEFGPYLRDAEANTWGSSVDLDEHEVRRYILDNAAMWVRDFHVDGLRLDAVHALRDRRTPHMLRELAETVDALSAHLGRPITLIAESDLNDAGLITAREADGFGLTAQWSDDYHHALHVALTGETSGYYADFAPLAALVKASTRGFFHDGTFSSFRGREHGRPIDPRLPAWRLVTFSQDHDQIGNRAAGDRLSQTLDEGRLAVAAVLTVLSPFTPMLFMGEEWGASTPWQFFTSHPEAELGEATARGRKAEFARMGWDEALVPDPQDPATFERSKLDWAERDAAPHARLLELYRRLIALRRSVAGLTDPDFGRMTASADEDERWFRLGRPGAEILVDFSAEAVRIPVPPGWEVALATDASARLADGIATLPPRSAIVIVPSEV from the coding sequence GTGAACCCGGCGGTCTGGGCTCCCCGCGCCGAGCGCGTGGCTCTGCGCGCACCCCGTCACGGCGAGGATCTGCCCATGACGCCCATCGGCGACGGCTGGTGGCGCGCTGCCGTCGCGCTCTCGGAGGGGGACGAGTACGGATTCGTCCTCGACGGCGGCGGTGCCCGACCCGATCCGCGATCACGGCGGCAGCCGCACGGAGTGCACGAGCTCAGCGCCGTGTTCGACGCGGAGGCGTACGAGTGGCGCGACGGCGCGTGGAACGGCAGGCAGCTGGCGGGCGGCGTCGTGTACGAGCTGCACATCGGCACCTTCACGCCGGAGGGAACCCTGGATGCCGCGTCGCGCCGCCTCGATCACCTCGTCGAGCTGGGCGTGGACTTCGTCGAGCTGCTGCCCGTCAATGCGTTCAACGGCACCCACAACTGGGGGTACGACGGCGTCCTGTGGTTCGCGGTGCACGAGGCGTACGGCGGTCCGTCGGCGTATCAGCGGTTCGTCGACGCATGTCACGCAGCCGGTCTCGGTGTGATCCAGGACGTCGTGTACAACCACCTCGGACCGAGCGGGAACTATCTGCCCGAGTTCGGTCCGTACCTGCGGGACGCCGAAGCGAACACGTGGGGCTCGTCGGTGGATCTCGACGAGCACGAGGTGCGCCGCTACATCCTCGACAATGCGGCGATGTGGGTGCGCGACTTCCACGTCGACGGCCTGCGCCTCGACGCGGTCCATGCGCTGCGGGACCGTCGGACGCCACACATGCTGCGCGAGCTCGCCGAGACCGTCGACGCGCTGAGCGCTCACCTCGGCCGGCCGATCACGCTCATCGCGGAGAGCGATCTCAACGACGCCGGGCTGATCACGGCCCGCGAGGCGGACGGGTTCGGGCTCACCGCGCAGTGGAGCGACGACTACCACCACGCGCTCCACGTCGCCCTGACGGGCGAGACCTCGGGCTACTACGCGGACTTCGCTCCGCTCGCGGCGCTCGTGAAGGCATCGACCCGCGGGTTCTTCCACGACGGCACGTTCTCCTCCTTCCGTGGCCGTGAGCACGGCCGGCCTATCGACCCGCGCCTGCCGGCGTGGCGTCTCGTGACGTTCTCACAGGATCACGATCAGATCGGCAATCGTGCGGCCGGCGATCGCCTTTCGCAGACTCTCGACGAGGGCCGCCTCGCCGTCGCGGCCGTGCTCACCGTGCTCTCCCCGTTCACGCCGATGCTCTTCATGGGGGAGGAGTGGGGCGCCTCCACTCCCTGGCAGTTCTTCACGTCGCATCCGGAAGCGGAGCTCGGCGAGGCGACCGCGCGGGGACGCAAGGCGGAATTCGCCCGGATGGGCTGGGACGAGGCACTCGTCCCCGACCCGCAGGATCCGGCGACGTTCGAACGCTCGAAGCTCGACTGGGCTGAGCGGGATGCCGCGCCCCACGCGCGGCTGCTGGAGCTCTATCGCCGGCTCATCGCTCTGCGACGGAGCGTCGCAGGGCTGACCGATCCGGACTTCGGTCGCATGACGGCATCCGCCGATGAGGATGAACGCTGGTTCCGACTGGGAAGGCCGGGCGCGGAGATCCTCGTCGACTTCTCCGCCGAAGCGGTGCGGATCCCCGTTCCCCCGGGGTGGGAGGTCGCGTTGGCGACGGATGCCTCGGCACGGCTCGCGGACGGGATCGCGACCCTCCCGCCGAGATCGGCGATCGTGATCGTGCCCAGCGAGGTGTGA